Proteins from a single region of Mytilus trossulus isolate FHL-02 chromosome 2, PNRI_Mtr1.1.1.hap1, whole genome shotgun sequence:
- the LOC134704840 gene encoding ATP-binding cassette sub-family B member 6-like, whose product MIVVVQVGHSGSGKSTIIRLLFRFYDVTGGQIIIDDQDISKVKQESLRQQIGVVPQDTVLLNDDIRYNIRYSKFTATDEEVDNAADVADIHQIILTFPKKYETVVGERGLKLSGGEKQRVAIARTILKSPAIVLMDEATSALDTKTERNIQSALERVCENRSTIIVAHRLSTIIHAHRILVLQEGEIIEQGSHEELLSANGLYSEMWSEQQTKKEDVDNTSLNGTPEKKDS is encoded by the exons ATGATAGTAGTGGTGCAA GTTGGTCATTCTGGGAGTGGTAAAAGTACAATAATACGGTTGTTATTCAGATTTTATGATGTCACTGGTGGTCAGATTATTATAGATGATCAGGATATATCAAAG GTGAAGCAAGAATCATTACGACAACAGATAGGAGTGGTGCCACAAGATACAGTTTTATTAAATGATGATATACGATACAATATACGGTACTCAAAGTTTACAGCAACTGACGAAGAAGTAGACAATGCGGCAGATGTGGCTGATATACATCAAATAATTCTGACTTTTCCTAAAA AATATGAAACAGTAGTCGGTGAAAGAGGATTAAAATTAAGTGGTGGAGAGAAACAAAGAGTAGCAATAGccagaacaatattgaaatctcCTGCTATAGTATTGATGGATGAG GCTACATCAGCATTAGATACTAAAACTGAAAGAAATATACAGTCAGCTTTAGAAAGAGTTTGTGAAAACAGGTCTACTATTATAGTAGCTCATAGACTTTCTACAATTATACACGCACATAGAATTCTAGTTTTACAGGAAGGAGAGATTATAGAACAAGGGAG tcaCGAGGAGTTACTGTCAGCTAATGGACTTTACAGTGAAATGTGGTCAGAACAGCAGACTAAAAAGGAGGATGTAGATAATACATCACTTAATGGCACTCCTGAGAAGAAGGATAGTTGA